cttttctccataaatcattatatacctctaattcattcaaaatcttttatctcaaaaaaccgtatatcgataattataaaaattatatgggtgttcttaaaattcatgctcttttattaaagatgtcattcgatatactttcgacaaatttttaaatccgatagcggagctcgtacggctaaggcatttgactatcacactctatgacttatcacgtcttatgacctatcacccaccatctcaccgtcgcaacgcgcgaaTACTATCTCttgttaagtaaaaaagaaacggTGCCTTATATTCATCTTTTATGTTGTtgttcatatacatatataggtttatatattataaaatatagtttTGTGTGTGCATGTATAACTCAAGCCAATAATCATAattgtcttttttgtttttccatctTCTCGATCtgtaaagttttaaatttaggTAGAAattaatattatgtatatatggcCACAATatctaagagaaaaaaatattttaaatttttgatctTGGTCATTGAAAATCATAAgcttttaaatcttgacctttaaaaTTCAAAGTCAACTTTCTAAAATCTAAAAGTCAAAAGATAATAAACAAGGTAActatttaattgcatattaatAATACTAATGCTAATTATTCTTAGAAGTTTTGAATTCGTGTACCAAAAAAGAAACACGACAATGATCAGTAACAACATACTCATCAATcacaatttcataattaattacattatcCTTAACAATTTATATGACATTTGagtttatatcattaaaaaaaacataacacttCTCATTTCAAAGTACCcccataaatatttataataacataaaaatatggggtttgctaaatacaatccttagggctgtgtttaaggtgcataaattgtttgtacatttaccatgaaaatcagggggcgagCTTTTAATACttactctttattttttacctttcaaaataaactaaaaaagtaaacctcagcataaaaataaaagtcattTATAGACTAATATTGGAAAGTTAATGAATATACAACTCTTTTAGGtttatatattgattaattttatttatttatttttttaatcacaatATTAATTTAGTACCAGTAGACGTATTTAACTAACATAACTATGTTGTAAACTGTAATTACTTAAACGTATGGTATTTACAattgaaatttttatataaaaattgacCAGTATTTAAGGTATTTAATgtacttttattaaatttagaaCCAtgacaatattaaaaaaacatgccttttaattttaataccaTTTGGAACTTCAACATAACCTTATTTCTCTATTAATTGGTAATTCCATCTGAAATGAAATACAGGTAAAAGTAAGGATGTTCAATTAATAAACAATAGCTTACTTCAATTTAGAGTTAGGTCAATTCTACAACATGAAATGTGAAACCAAAATCAATATCGAAAATCAAGAATCAAAATTGGAAATTATAGATATTACAGCTACAATGTATAAATACAATGCgaaaatataaacaagaatCGTATCCCCACAATGCGTAACATGGTTAAtaatttatcaaaagatttaaatttttagttaaatcaaattttaaaatgatgCTTATAAATTTTACGTATGAAATCGGGTGAGGGTGACGATGGTGCACTTCACCAAAGATCGACTTTAAAATTTCCAATGCACggataaataactttatatagaacaaaagctaaaataaatatgtttataattatGTAAACAGGTTTAGGTTAACTGATTTGGATTAACGGGTTGAAAATAACCAACCTGAACCTGACTTGATATCAAAATCGACTTGAAAATCTCAACCTGCTGTCAAACCGAACCCGCCACCAACACAAAAAAATCTGGTTTGCAATGGGTTAGTGGGTTAATTTCATATCACATAGATTGGTGGGTTGACATGTTAAATGGGTTAGTGAGTTGACCTCAAGTAATATAGATTGGTGGGTCGACAGGTTGAATTGAAATcaaaatgagttatgggttTTGGATCAAGTAAGTTGATGGATTGAcctattaaaaaacattatataaattaaattatatttaggtTAACGAATTGACTTATTAAACCAAATGGTCAACTCAACCCTGACCCACAAAAAGTCAAGTTGACGGGTTACTAGGTCGAGATTCACAACCCTAACCCAGTTTTCTGAGTcggttttaaatcaaatttcgGGTAAAGTCGAGTATTgacaatcttaatatatatcaaaccgactctatatatcttatatcaaaagttgtgcaaatttaagactttatttaacattatactcgatttcataataaattttatttctgaataaaatgcttataaatTTACTTGGTAACCCGGTCGCCGACCGAGTATTAAGCTAGTTATTTGATGGTGGTGACAGATGATAGTTATTTTGTTGAGTATATTGAAATGAGAAGGACTTAAAAGAAAAGTATTGAGAAATTTAATGCGTATATATAAGGTATCACTGAAACTTGATATAGTTTGATTGGgtaattttgttttcttattaaaaaaattatgtggtAAGAATTAGCAGGCCAAATTGGTAAATTTTCTTATAAGTGTATATAAATAAGATTAGCATGGTGCTCACGCAAtgcggtggtggtggctgaaatgCGGTGGTGATGGGTGGCGGTAGCGACTGACGGTGGTGACGATGAGTATTGTAGGCTATTgatgaaaatgtaattaatataatggttatatagttattttaaaagctGGGGGACTGATGgtgtatttatttcatttatggtaaGGGTGTATTGTATTTAGGGTATGTTGTTTTAATATAGGgtatttttaagatttttccccttataactttcaacaaaggatttattttttttaatagggaGAATAGATATATAACTTAGAATTAGATTATTCAAGTAACTTTCCCAAAAAAGATACCACTTAAATAATTCtcataaatatttttctaaaactaAATTGGACTAATTTTTGTCCTAACCTCATCTTTTGATGttatcacatatatattacGATAGTTAGGAAATTTATATTATGATCATATAGTTAGAAAGATTAGTTGAGAGGTTACGAGGATGTTTGGGATTgagttttaaaaagattatctAATTATTGTATTTGCATAGTGCAATTAATGGAAAAAAGTGTTTTGCAAagaaaagtgattatttgcGTTTTCACATAGACAAACCACAGTTTtggaaaaacaatttttaaatacaaaatCTTTCATACATAATCAATTCCAAACACCCCtatatcatttctctttataaagatatataaatatataggggCAAGGATGTAGTCGAAAAAACCATAGGCACATTCTATCGGCACAAATTGGCAAATCGGTTTCTTACACCATCTTCATCGGCACATTTTGGCAAAGAGGTATCGGAAAGGCAAATCGGCTATGGAGccaataacattttttttttcttttactttttaaatttttacccCCTTTAACCTATAAAATacactaaaataataaaatcttacacttttactaataaaaaacacaatacattacttaaaaaaaaaaacacattacactTATTAAAAACACACAAAGAATAAAAAGCACACTTCTTAGAGATAAATAAAAAAGCAACATACATTAATCACGGTTTCTTTACGAACTTCCTAGAGCAAAGTTCTCCAAATTCTTGACATACCAAGGTTTTGGCCAGCTAGGGTCGTATGTCGGATAATTAACTTCATCGACGATTTTGTCTTCACTGCAGTTTTGATAGTACATGTTTGCCCAGGTGGGTTGGTCTCCGAACGTCTGACCAGCAGACCCAATGTTTTCAATAGTAAGTTGCAGCCGGTTGAACTTCTATAAGTAGGTAAAGTTGTGTTCTTCGAGCTTGGAAACCTTACGCTTGGGTGCCTGTATTTCAAATATCTTTTCTCCACACCATTTCCGTTTatccttttgtttttgtatcaGCTCTGACATTTGTGCTCAAAGGAGGTCGTCCTCTTCGATATCTCGAGATAAGCGCCTTCATCTCGTCGACGATGATACGGATCGGCGAGCATagtttaaagaagaagaagaagccatttgGAAGTGGAAAAAAAAGGAAGTAAAATGTTATAGTAGAAGACTAGAGATGTTTGTGAAATGGTAATGAAATGTATGGCGAAAATTATGATAAGCATGTGGAAAAAGTTGTGGTTACCTTTCATTATTATGGACTGAAAGCACGTAATATCTGTGCTTCTTAACAACACAGATTTTTTGAAATGCTAAAAGTAAGTAACTAAGCAAATGGTCCTGATTTTTGGGCCATACCGCGATAGGCAGTTGCATGACTTCTATTATGTCTATACCTTTTGGTTGATTGTTCACAAGCCCCATTAGACATGGGTAAAAATTTCGGTTCCTCATGAACCGGAACCGGAACCGGTTCTGGTCAACAAACGTGGGATCGATTTTCACCAAGGACCGGAATCGGTTCGGAACCGATTTTGCTGAACTTTGACCAGCTTTTTTTTTCCCGAGAACTGGAACACGTAAGGAACCGATTTTTGGTACCGAAAATTGGAACCGGTTCCAAACCAACGGTTATTCAGGAACCGATTTTTTTACCCATGTCTAGGCCCCATTACTCTCTACAGATGAAAAGTCATGGGAATTTGGATTTTGAAAAACCACCTAGATATATGAACTTTAATCTGTATAAATGCATATACATCCAATAGTCATACTACTATGTATTCCATTGTAACTAATCTTACATGAACtgatgaagaaggaaataaaagTCTAGTAtgaataaatattcatataaattcACTGTTTAATCATAAGAAGATGatatcataaaagaaaaaaacatataacacaATATGAACAGATTGTGTAGCAACATCATGTTATGACTTATGATCATGAAGCTGCCTTCGACTTATATAACTTTGCACATACGATATAAACCAACATGTTCAAAAAGCTAAGCCCAGCCAAAAGCCAAAAGAAGTAATCAAGATGACCTTCATTCAAATTATCTGGTATCCAACCTGGCTTCCCGCCCCGAGCAGTAATGTATGTAACAACTGTCAAGATGAAAGAACTCAAGTAATTACCTAAAGCAGTGGTCAATAGTGACAGCGCACTACACAAGCTACGCATTGAATCAGGTGACTGGTCATAGAAAAATTCTAGCTGCCCGATGAAAAAGAACACTTCAGCAGCGCCTAAAAATATATACTGAGGTGCTTGCCAGAAGACATTCATCGGTACCGCAACACTTTGGTTGACCAAATAATGTGATCTTGCAATATCAAGACGCTTTATCTCGACCAATGCTGCAGCCGCCATGcaaaaaatggaaagaaaaagacCAATACCCATTCGTTGAAGCTCAGAAAAACCCCTTCCTTCACCAGTGAATTTCCTAGCTATGGGTACAATGAGTCTGTCATAAATTGGTACCCAGATGATGACACTGATGACATCAAAAGTTGTAAGAGAAGCAGCAGGCAAGGTAAATGACCCAATACGGGTGTCCATCGCCATTCCTTGCTCCACAAATAGTGTTGACATTTGCGCGTAAACAGCAGAGAAGACGATTCCTGTTGCCCAGATTGGAAACATCCTGATCAAGATTTTAAATTCTTCTACCTGTGTTACAGTGCATAGCCTCCAAGGATTTGAGTAATATTCATTTCCATGTTCCATAGATGACACTACCGCAGCTTTATCAAGACACCTGAAATAGAAACCAAATAACAGGAAATTTCAAAGGACAATCGATTTGGAAATCTCAAGAAACACCAAAGTCAAGAAAATTACTTCAACTCATCAGTATGCATGATTTTCCGACTCCCACCGATTGCAGAGACTTTTTCTGGAGTTTCAAACAAGAGAGAGCTATCGATAGGATCTGGCAGATTCCTTTTGTGAAATGATGCAACCAAAACCTGGCATATTCTTGTAATAGGGCTGCCCCCGGGTTTCTGAAATCTATAAAGGGGTGTTCCTACAAAGAAACTAAAGATAGCAACGCCCATAAAGAACGCAGGGATTGCAAACCCTAAGCCCCATCCTCTGTTTTCTTGAATCCATACTATATATGTACCCGAGACCAAGGCCCCAATGTTGattgaaaaataaaaccaaTTGAAGAAGGATCCTTTCCTCACCTTCTCCTTTGGATCAGTGTCATCAAACTGATCAGCCCCAAATGATGAAACACATGGTTTGATCCCCCCGGTTCCAAGTGAAATGAGGTAAAGCCCGGTAAAGAAAAATGCATACTGAGAAGGGGTAGCTGAAGGGCACATAGCACCCACACATTCAACGGGCTTCAAAGCAGGGATGGATGCCGAGAGAGTCAATGTGCACATTCCCTGTATGGGAAAATttggtcaaatatgattactatcttataaaaaagGAGAAGGTTAGAAGCtctaaaattttgataattacgatgaaatatataatagagaagAATGCAATAGTCCAATATCTTCCCCAATACACATCTGCCAAGACAGCACCAATAAGTGGAGTGAGATAGCAAGTTCCTTGCCACGTTGTGACATTACTGGCAGCAACAGCATTTCCTTGATGCAATTTTTTGGTGAGGTAGCTGACGAGATTAGTGGATATCCCATAATAGGCCAGACGCTCACAACACTCGTTACCTGTTTTCAACTCTAGATTGTTAATATACGAATACACCGAATAAATACATGAAGCACATAGACAACGAAAGAGTACCAAGTATAAAGGGGCATGCTTTCCAATTTCCAGTATTGCTTTTCAAAACTGGTTGTCCCTTAACGTCGACTGACCCATCTCCCGTATACAGACTGTTTTTACTCTACATAGAAAATCAGATGTAAAGGTCAGGTCTAAGTTAGCACTTATGATAGTCAAGCACAAATTTTTCACCGGTACTCTACAAACTACTAGTAGAAGAAAATCATAGCTATAGTATCTACTATGTTAGACATAAAACATCTATGAACTACAAATTTTACAAGATACCTAAAGCATACATTCTATATTTTAACCATTTTCAGAACTCTGTTGTAGAATCTGGATAGTTGACAATTAGATTAAGGTACCTGAAAGGTCAGGTTAAAGAATATATAATGTCACGTTAgagaatataaaaatatatactggACGTTTGTGGAGATTTTTGTAATCAGTTGGCCTTATAAGTCAATTGTGATTTAGAAACACGATAGCTTAACATTTTCCTTACGTTCCCAAATATTATCGTACGAATGGGACTGttcatatcaaaaaaatatcAGTTAGTCTTCCGACTTTGTGACTATACAACTATTTGGTCGTGATAGGCTCTGTCCCGTATTATTACCATTTTCGACACTGTCCTATCCATCCTTCTTCTAATACAGGTTTCCTGTGTAAACGATGATTATACCCTCCCAAAGACTTGGATCAAACCTTGACTGGTAACTTGAAAATGCAACATCTAAATGATTTACTGTATTACAAATGATTTAATACGACTTGAGTCCTCGACAATGTTAGCTTAGCAGTCAGAACT
The sequence above is drawn from the Erigeron canadensis isolate Cc75 chromosome 4, C_canadensis_v1, whole genome shotgun sequence genome and encodes:
- the LOC122596048 gene encoding protein NRT1/ PTR FAMILY 8.3-like codes for the protein MGRHEEDRLLLEGGLIESKNSLYTGDGSVDVKGQPVLKSNTGNWKACPFILGNECCERLAYYGISTNLVSYLTKKLHQGNAVAASNVTTWQGTCYLTPLIGAVLADVYWGRYWTIAFFSIIYFIGMCTLTLSASIPALKPVECVGAMCPSATPSQYAFFFTGLYLISLGTGGIKPCVSSFGADQFDDTDPKEKVRKGSFFNWFYFSINIGALVSGTYIVWIQENRGWGLGFAIPAFFMGVAIFSFFVGTPLYRFQKPGGSPITRICQVLVASFHKRNLPDPIDSSLLFETPEKVSAIGGSRKIMHTDELKCLDKAAVVSSMEHGNEYYSNPWRLCTVTQVEEFKILIRMFPIWATGIVFSAVYAQMSTLFVEQGMAMDTRIGSFTLPAASLTTFDVISVIIWVPIYDRLIVPIARKFTGEGRGFSELQRMGIGLFLSIFCMAAAALVEIKRLDIARSHYLVNQSVAVPMNVFWQAPQYIFLGAAEVFFFIGQLEFFYDQSPDSMRSLCSALSLLTTALGNYLSSFILTVVTYITARGGKPGWIPDNLNEGHLDYFFWLLAGLSFLNMLVYIVCAKLYKSKAAS